One window of the Macaca thibetana thibetana isolate TM-01 chromosome 1, ASM2454274v1, whole genome shotgun sequence genome contains the following:
- the LOC126943559 gene encoding olfactory receptor 1020-like, whose protein sequence is MVNFTHVSEFVLLGFQGGPGMQAMLFLIFLILYGMAVVGNLGMIVIIWVDAHLHTPMYAFLQSLSLLDICYSSTIAPRALVNSVQEDHTVSFGGCAAQFFFLSLFGTTEAFLLAAMAYDRFTAICNPLLYSVSMSHRVCVLLVSGSYLWGVVNAVAQTTMTFRLPFCGSNEINDFFCDVPPLLSLSCSDTFINQLVLLGLCGSIIVSTFLIVLVSYICIISTILRIPTTQGRQKAFSTCTSHLTGVCLFFGTVFFMYAQPSAIIFMEQSKIVSVFYTIVIPMLNPLIYSLRNKEVKQAVRRSMRKLSL, encoded by the coding sequence ATGGTGAATTTTACACATGTCTCAGAGTTTGTTCTACTTGGATTCCAAGGGGGTCCCGGAATGCAGGCAATgctatttctgatttttctgatCCTCTATGGCATGGCTGTGGTGGGAAACCTTGGCATGATTGTAATTATCTGGGTAGATGCACACCTCCACACCCCAATGTATGCCTTCCTGCAAAGCCTTTCATTGTTGGACATCTGCTATTCTTCCACAATTGCACCCAGGGCTTTGGTGAACTCCGTGCAAGAGGACCACACAGTTTCCTTTGGCGGGTGTGCTGCTCAGttctttttcctgtctctctTTGGTACCACGGAGGCTTTCCTCCTGGCTGCCATGGCCTATGACCGCTTCACCGCCATCTGCAACCCTCTTCTGTACTCTGTGAGCATGTCTCACCGGGTCTGTGTGTTGTTAGTATCAGGGTCCTACTTGTGGGGTGTAGTCAATGCTGTTGCTCAAACAACCATGACCTTCAGGTTGCCTTTCTGTGGGTCCAATGAGATCAACGACTTTTTCTGTGATGTCCCCCCACTCTTGTCCCTCTCATGTTCGGATACGTTTATAAACCAACTGGTTCTTCTTGGTTTATGTGGCTCCATTATTGTCAGTACCTTCTTGATTGTCCTGGTCTCATACATTTGCATCATCTCAACAATTCTGAGGATCCCGACCACGCAGGGACGCCAGAAAGCCTTCTCCACGTGCACCTCCCACCTGACAGGAGTGTGCTTGTTTTTTGGTACCGTTTTCTTCATGTATGCACAACCCAGTGCCATCATCTTCATGGAGCAAAGTAAAATAGTGTCCGTATTCTACACTATCGTCATCCCCATGCTGAATCCCCTGATCTACAGCCTGAGGAACAAAGAGGTCAAGCAGGCTGTGAGACGGAGCATGCGGAAGCTGTCTTTGTGA
- the LOC126959410 gene encoding olfactory receptor 2A12-like — translation MEFTSTAPSSGSRQRGRKGEWRAEGWGTSRSDAWMITSMELRSTLPRKDDELQGLTSGCIFRWPKWDIRTELVLVGFSNHPQSETPLFFLFSLAYLANCFGNTAVITLVVLHSSLQTPMYTFLCHLAFLNIFFSTIVVPKMLHNFLATRKVISYNFCLAQTYITLFLEVTECFLLAVMALDCYVAICFPLRYLLIMDTSVCVALALGAWTTGFFASVVPLFFTILPLCGPYVVDYIFCELPILLHMFCADTSLQEAMMLAGGAGTVLLPFLLIILSYLRILVAVMRIDSVEGRKKAFSTCTSHLTVVTIYYGTGLIRYMRPKSLYSAEGDKLISLFYAVINAMLNPFIYSLKNMEVKQAMGRVIGKYKNKIKSHTRMCRS, via the exons ATGGAATTCACCAGCACTGCCCCATCATCCGGTAGCAGGCAGCGTGGCAGAAAGGGGGAATGGCGAGCCGAAGGCTGGGGCACATCCCGCAGTGATGCTTGGATGAT AACTTCCATGGAGCTGAGGAGCACACTGCCAAGAAAAGATGATGAGCTCCAGGGGCTGACCAGCGGCT GCATATTTCGCTGGCCAAAATGGGACATAAGAACTGAGCTGGTCCTTGTGGGATTTTCCAATCATCCCCAAAGTGAGACACCCCTCTTCTTCCTGTTCTCTCTGGCCTACTTAGCAAATTGTTTTGGAAACACAGCTGTCATCACTTTGGTAGTTCTGCATTCCTCTCTCCAGACACCCATGTATACCTTCCTTTGTCACCTGGCCTTTCTCAACATATTTTTTAGCACAATTGTGGTCCCCAAGATGCTCCATAACTTCCTTGCAACCAGGAAAGTCATCTCTTACAACTTCTGCCTCGCTCAGACCTACATCACCTTATTCCTGGAGGTGACTGAGTGCTTTCTTCTTGCAGTGATGGCACTGGACTGCTATGTGGCCATTTGTTTCCCGCTGAGATATCTGCTCATCATGGACACGTCTGTGTGTGTGGCACTGGCTCTGGGAGCCTGGACCACAGGCTTTTTTGCTTCAGTGGTTCCTCTGTTCTTCACAATCCTCCCACTCTGTGGTCCTTATGTTGTTGACTATATTTTCTGTGAACTGCCCATCCTTCTTCACATGTTCTGTGCAGATACATCCCTGCAGGAGGCCATGATGCTTGCAGGAGGGGCTGGAACAGTGTTACTCCCCTTCCTCCTCATTATTCTCTCCTACCTGCGCATCCTGGTGGCTGTGATGAGAATAGACTCAGTTGAGGGCAGGAAAAAAGCCTTTTCAACCTGCACTTCCCATCTGACTGTGGTGACCATATATTATGGAACAGGATTAATCAGATACATGAGGCCCAAGTCCCTTTACTCAGCAGAGGGAGACAAACTGATCTCCTTGTTCTATGCGGTCATCAACGCTATGCTGAATCCTTTCATTTACAGCCTGAAGAACATGGAAGTGAAGCAGGCTATGGGAAGAGTtataggaaaatacaaaaataaaattaaatcacataCTAGGATGTGTAGAAGTTAA